One stretch of Euphorbia lathyris chromosome 7, ddEupLath1.1, whole genome shotgun sequence DNA includes these proteins:
- the LOC136201205 gene encoding pollen-specific leucine-rich repeat extensin-like protein 3 isoform X1, with protein MHFILLYLLLFSSSFFSFSSSLSDIEASIITSRQLLTLKENDNLPDDYEHTVQINLSFANPKLRRAYIALQAWKKAIYSDPFKSLANWVGPNVCDYTGVYCGEALDDPKLIVVVGIDLNHYDIAGYLPVELGLLTEISFFHINSNRFCGIIPNSFSKLTLLYELDVSNNRFVGSFPGVVILMTSLRFIDLRYNNFEGPLPPGIFEKELDALFLNNNRFTSNIPENLGSSRVSVVVFSNNNFTGCIPRSIGNMGNTLNEILFSGNKFSGCLPLEIGKLGNVTVIDISSNRFTGVLPKCFKDLGKMERLDVSNNMLTGFVSENLCGLSSMDNFTYSYNYFNGEDEGCETQHRKPIVLNDTSNCIPDRPKQKSQKDCQAIVHKPVDCSKSKCGGGSSPPQSHIAPASGPDPHEEASGGGSHPPPLPPQLQHLSPPPALSPHHSSPTGSSHSPPPSTISPTPHVYSPPPPTISPPPLVRSPPPISPPPPVHSPPPPTISPPAPVHSPPPPVHSPPPPTPSPSSLVHSPPPPTISPPPPSHSPPPPVHSPPPPTPSHPPPVHSPPPPEPSPLPPTPSHPPPVHSPPPPEPSPPPPVHSPPPPAPSHPPPVHSPPPPEPSPPPPVHSPPPPTPSHPPPVHSPPPPAPSHPPPVHSPPPPEPSPPPPVHSPPPPTPSHPPPVHSPPPPIHSPPPPAPSHSPPIHSPPPPEPSPPPPTPSLPPPVHYPPPPTPSPPVHSPPPPTISPPPPVLSPPPEPSPPPPVHSPPPPAPSHSPPIHSPPPPEPSYPPPKLSPPPPVHFPPPPKLSPPTPIQSPSPSLQPPTLKPPKQPPSPSDNDIELPPNIGSDYLSPPPPIFKGY; from the coding sequence ATGCATTTTATACTGCTATATTTGCTCCTattctcttcttcctttttctctttttcttcatctttatcTGATATCGAAGCTTCAATCATCACAAGTCGCCAACTCCTGACCCTTAAAGAAAACGATAACTTGCCTGATGATTATGAGCATACTGTCCAAATTAATCTTAGTTTTGCTAATCCTAAACTTAGAAGAGCTTATATTGCCCTTCAAGCATGGAAAAAGGCTATTTATTCTGACCCATTCAAAAGTTTAGCCAATTGGGTAGGTCCTAATGTCTGTGATTACACTGGTGTGTATTGTGGAGAAGCACTTGATGATCCAAAATTAATAGTTGTTGTTGGTATTGATCTTAACCATTATGACATTGCTGGTTATCTCCCTGTTGAATTAGGATTATTGACAGAAATTTCATTTTTCCATATTAATTCTAATAGATTTTGTGGGATTATTCCTAACAGCTTCTCCAAATTAACCCTTTTGTATGAACTAGATGTTAGTAACAATCGTTTTGTGGGTTCTTTCCCAGGTGTTGTTATATTAATGACTTCACTTAGATTTATTGATCTTAGATACAACAATTTTGAAGGTCCTTTACCGcctggaatttttgagaaagaACTTGATGCTTTGTTCTTGAACAATAACAGATTTACATCAAACATTCCTGAAAATCTTGGATCTTCGAGGGTTTCTGTTGTggtgttttctaataataatttCACAGGTTGTATTCCGAGGAGTATTGGGAATATGGGGAATACTTTGAATGAGATTTTGTTTTCTGGCAACAAGTTTTCAGGGTGTTTGCCGTTGGAGATTGGGAAACTTGGAAATGTAACAGTTATTGATATATCTTCAAATAGGTTTACTGGTGTTTTGCCTAAGTGTTTTAAGGATCTTGGGAAGATGGAGAGGCTTGATGTTTCGAATAATATGTTGACAGGTTTTGTTTCAGAGAATCTTTGTGGTTTAAGTTCAATGGATAATTTTACGTATTCGTATAATTATTTTAATGGGGAAGATGAAGGATGTGAGACACAGCATAGGAAACCGATTGTTTTGAATGATACAAGTAATTGCATACCTGATAGGCCGAAACAGAAGTCGCAAAAAGATTGTCAGGCGATTGTACATAAACCAGTTGATTGTAGTAAGTCGAAATGCGGAGGAGGATCATCTCCGCCGCAATCTCATATTGCTCCAGCATCGGGACCTGATCCACATGAGGAAGCGTCTGGTGGTGGATCTCATCCTCCTCCTCTGCCACCTCAGCTCCAACACTTATCTCCGCCTCCAGCGTTATCACCACATCATTCTTCTCCAACCGGATCAAGTCACTCTCCTCCGCCTTCGACAATATCGCCAACACCTCATGTCTACTCTCCTCCACCTCCGACAATATCTCCACCGCCCCTTGTCCGTTCACCTCCACCAATATCCCCACCACCCCCTGTCCACTCACCTCCGCCTCCGACAATATCTCCACCAGCCCCTGTCCACTCTCCTCCGCCCCCGGTTCACTCTCCTCCCCCTCCAACACCATCACCTTCGTCCCTTGTCCACTCACCTCCGCCTCCGACAATATCCCCACCACCCCCTAGCCACTCTCCTCCGCCCCCGGTTCACTCTCCTCCACCTCCAACACCATCACACCCACCCCCTGTCCACTCTCCTCCTCCTCCAGAACCATCCcctctgcctccaacaccatcACACCCGCCCCCTGTCCACTCTCCCCCGCCTCCAGAACCATCCCCTCCGCCCCCAGTTCACTCTCCTCCACCTCCAGCACCATCTCACCCGCCCCCTGTCCACTCTCCTCCGCCTCCAGAACCATCCCCTCCGCCCCCAGTTCACTCTCCTCCACCTCCAACACCATCACACCCGCCCCCTGTCCACTCTCCTCCACCTCCTGCACCATCTCACCCGCCCCCTGTCCACTCTCCTCCACCTCCAGAACCATCCCCTCCACCCCCGGTTCACTCTCCTCCGCCTCCAACACCATCACACCCACCCCCTGTCCACTCTCCTCCGCCCCCAATTCACTCCCCTCCACCTCCAGCACCATCTCACTCGCCCCCTATCCACTCTCCTCCGCCTCCAGAACCATCCCCTCCGCCACCAACACCATCACTACCGCCCCCTGTCCACTATCCTCCGCCTCCAACACCATCCCCACCAGTTCACTCTCCTCCGCCTCCAACAATATCACCACCTCCCCCTGTCCTCTCTCCACCTCCAGAACCATCCCCTCCGCCCCCAGTTCACTCTCCTCCACCTCCAGCACCATCTCACTCACCCCCTATCCACTCTCCTCCGCCCCCGGAACCATCCTATCCACCTCCAAAATTATCCCCACCACCACCAGTTCACTTTCCTCCGCCTCCAAAATTATCACCACCAACCCCTATCCAGTCTCCATCGCCTTCTCTCCAACCTCCAACATTAAAACCACCAAAGCAACCTCCATCTCCTTCCGATAACGACATAGAACTGCCACCAAATATTGGCTCCGACTACTTATCTccacctccaccaatttttaAAGGATACTAA
- the LOC136201205 gene encoding pollen-specific leucine-rich repeat extensin-like protein 3 isoform X2: protein MHFILLYLLLFSSSFFSFSSSLSDIEASIITSRQLLTLKENDNLPDDYEHTVQINLSFANPKLRRAYIALQAWKKAIYSDPFKSLANWVGPNVCDYTGVYCGEALDDPKLIVVVGIDLNHYDIAGYLPVELGLLTEISFFHINSNRFCGIIPNSFSKLTLLYELDVSNNRFVGSFPGVVILMTSLRFIDLRYNNFEGPLPPGIFEKELDALFLNNNRFTSNIPENLGSSRVSVVVFSNNNFTGCIPRSIGNMGNTLNEILFSGNKFSGCLPLEIGKLGNVTVIDISSNRFTGVLPKCFKDLGKMERLDVSNNMLTGFVSENLCGLSSMDNFTYSYNYFNGEDEGCETQHRKPIVLNDTSNCIPDRPKQKSQKDCQAIVHKPVDCSKSKCGGGSSPPQSPPVHSPPPPTISPPAPVHSPPPPVHSPPPPTPSPSSLVHSPPPPTISPPPPSHSPPPPVHSPPPPTPSHPPPVHSPPPPEPSPLPPTPSHPPPVHSPPPPEPSPPPPVHSPPPPAPSHPPPVHSPPPPEPSPPPPVHSPPPPTPSHPPPVHSPPPPAPSHPPPVHSPPPPEPSPPPPVHSPPPPTPSHPPPVHSPPPPIHSPPPPAPSHSPPIHSPPPPEPSPPPPTPSLPPPVHYPPPPTPSPPVHSPPPPTISPPPPVLSPPPEPSPPPPVHSPPPPAPSHSPPIHSPPPPEPSYPPPKLSPPPPVHFPPPPKLSPPTPIQSPSPSLQPPTLKPPKQPPSPSDNDIELPPNIGSDYLSPPPPIFKGY, encoded by the exons ATGCATTTTATACTGCTATATTTGCTCCTattctcttcttcctttttctctttttcttcatctttatcTGATATCGAAGCTTCAATCATCACAAGTCGCCAACTCCTGACCCTTAAAGAAAACGATAACTTGCCTGATGATTATGAGCATACTGTCCAAATTAATCTTAGTTTTGCTAATCCTAAACTTAGAAGAGCTTATATTGCCCTTCAAGCATGGAAAAAGGCTATTTATTCTGACCCATTCAAAAGTTTAGCCAATTGGGTAGGTCCTAATGTCTGTGATTACACTGGTGTGTATTGTGGAGAAGCACTTGATGATCCAAAATTAATAGTTGTTGTTGGTATTGATCTTAACCATTATGACATTGCTGGTTATCTCCCTGTTGAATTAGGATTATTGACAGAAATTTCATTTTTCCATATTAATTCTAATAGATTTTGTGGGATTATTCCTAACAGCTTCTCCAAATTAACCCTTTTGTATGAACTAGATGTTAGTAACAATCGTTTTGTGGGTTCTTTCCCAGGTGTTGTTATATTAATGACTTCACTTAGATTTATTGATCTTAGATACAACAATTTTGAAGGTCCTTTACCGcctggaatttttgagaaagaACTTGATGCTTTGTTCTTGAACAATAACAGATTTACATCAAACATTCCTGAAAATCTTGGATCTTCGAGGGTTTCTGTTGTggtgttttctaataataatttCACAGGTTGTATTCCGAGGAGTATTGGGAATATGGGGAATACTTTGAATGAGATTTTGTTTTCTGGCAACAAGTTTTCAGGGTGTTTGCCGTTGGAGATTGGGAAACTTGGAAATGTAACAGTTATTGATATATCTTCAAATAGGTTTACTGGTGTTTTGCCTAAGTGTTTTAAGGATCTTGGGAAGATGGAGAGGCTTGATGTTTCGAATAATATGTTGACAGGTTTTGTTTCAGAGAATCTTTGTGGTTTAAGTTCAATGGATAATTTTACGTATTCGTATAATTATTTTAATGGGGAAGATGAAGGATGTGAGACACAGCATAGGAAACCGATTGTTTTGAATGATACAAGTAATTGCATACCTGATAGGCCGAAACAGAAGTCGCAAAAAGATTGTCAGGCGATTGTACATAAACCAGTTGATTGTAGTAAGTCGAAATGCGGAGGAGGATCATCTCCGCCGCAATCTC CCCCTGTCCACTCACCTCCGCCTCCGACAATATCTCCACCAGCCCCTGTCCACTCTCCTCCGCCCCCGGTTCACTCTCCTCCCCCTCCAACACCATCACCTTCGTCCCTTGTCCACTCACCTCCGCCTCCGACAATATCCCCACCACCCCCTAGCCACTCTCCTCCGCCCCCGGTTCACTCTCCTCCACCTCCAACACCATCACACCCACCCCCTGTCCACTCTCCTCCTCCTCCAGAACCATCCcctctgcctccaacaccatcACACCCGCCCCCTGTCCACTCTCCCCCGCCTCCAGAACCATCCCCTCCGCCCCCAGTTCACTCTCCTCCACCTCCAGCACCATCTCACCCGCCCCCTGTCCACTCTCCTCCGCCTCCAGAACCATCCCCTCCGCCCCCAGTTCACTCTCCTCCACCTCCAACACCATCACACCCGCCCCCTGTCCACTCTCCTCCACCTCCTGCACCATCTCACCCGCCCCCTGTCCACTCTCCTCCACCTCCAGAACCATCCCCTCCACCCCCGGTTCACTCTCCTCCGCCTCCAACACCATCACACCCACCCCCTGTCCACTCTCCTCCGCCCCCAATTCACTCCCCTCCACCTCCAGCACCATCTCACTCGCCCCCTATCCACTCTCCTCCGCCTCCAGAACCATCCCCTCCGCCACCAACACCATCACTACCGCCCCCTGTCCACTATCCTCCGCCTCCAACACCATCCCCACCAGTTCACTCTCCTCCGCCTCCAACAATATCACCACCTCCCCCTGTCCTCTCTCCACCTCCAGAACCATCCCCTCCGCCCCCAGTTCACTCTCCTCCACCTCCAGCACCATCTCACTCACCCCCTATCCACTCTCCTCCGCCCCCGGAACCATCCTATCCACCTCCAAAATTATCCCCACCACCACCAGTTCACTTTCCTCCGCCTCCAAAATTATCACCACCAACCCCTATCCAGTCTCCATCGCCTTCTCTCCAACCTCCAACATTAAAACCACCAAAGCAACCTCCATCTCCTTCCGATAACGACATAGAACTGCCACCAAATATTGGCTCCGACTACTTATCTccacctccaccaatttttaAAGGATACTAA